A portion of the Cyanobium sp. PCC 7001 genome contains these proteins:
- a CDS encoding methionine--tRNA ligase — protein MSYTLTTPLYYVNDRAHLGSTYTTLACDAIARYQRLCGEQVVFITGCDEHGQKIQRTAEAAGVSPQDHCDRISAGYRDLWDRWQISHDRFIRTTDPRHHELVAQFFARVEARGDVVEGRQQGWYCVACEEFKDDPHEAQDPECPTHRRPLEWRDEVNLFFRLSRYQAEIEALIAQPDFIQPPSRRREVENFVAQGLRDFSISRIDLPWGIPVPGHPGHTFYVWFDALLGYLSALLAADGSGPPGPVDLDALLQRGWPAQLHVIGKDILRFHAVYWPAMLLSAGLPLPRQVFGHGFLTREGQKMGKSLGNVLDPEVLLERCGRDPVRWYLLRDIPFGDDGDFQQQRFTDLVNNDLANTIGNLLNRTSSMARKWFDGAVPPAGEASAGDHPLAQATRLAGEQACAGLERLDFRRAAEAVLQLATAANGYLNDQAPWKRMKLPDQETGVAADLYAVLEATRSVAVLLAPLVPELSARMLHQLGLEPFDSAASGVAAQPKAATSPWLAAQRWGLLPPGQPLPPPEPVLLRLELDSPL, from the coding sequence ATGTCTTACACCCTCACCACCCCGCTCTACTACGTCAACGACCGCGCCCATCTGGGCAGCACGTACACGACCCTGGCCTGCGATGCGATCGCCCGTTACCAGCGGCTCTGCGGCGAGCAGGTGGTGTTCATCACCGGGTGCGACGAGCATGGCCAGAAGATCCAGCGCACCGCCGAGGCCGCCGGGGTCAGTCCCCAGGACCACTGCGACCGCATCAGCGCCGGCTACCGCGACCTCTGGGACCGCTGGCAGATCAGCCACGACCGCTTCATCCGCACCACCGATCCACGCCACCACGAGCTGGTGGCCCAGTTCTTCGCCCGGGTGGAGGCCAGGGGCGATGTGGTGGAGGGCCGCCAGCAGGGCTGGTACTGCGTGGCCTGCGAGGAATTCAAGGACGACCCCCACGAGGCGCAGGATCCGGAGTGCCCCACCCACCGCCGGCCGCTCGAGTGGCGCGACGAGGTGAACCTCTTCTTCCGCCTGTCCCGCTATCAGGCGGAGATCGAGGCGCTCATCGCCCAGCCCGACTTCATCCAGCCTCCCAGCCGCCGCCGCGAGGTGGAGAATTTCGTGGCCCAGGGCCTGCGGGATTTCTCCATCTCCAGGATCGATCTGCCCTGGGGGATTCCGGTGCCGGGGCATCCAGGACACACCTTCTATGTGTGGTTCGATGCCCTGCTGGGCTACCTCTCCGCCCTGCTGGCGGCGGATGGCAGCGGCCCGCCCGGTCCGGTGGACCTGGACGCCCTGCTGCAGCGGGGCTGGCCGGCCCAGCTGCACGTGATCGGCAAGGACATCCTCCGCTTCCACGCCGTCTACTGGCCGGCCATGCTGCTCTCGGCCGGACTTCCCCTGCCCCGGCAGGTGTTCGGCCACGGCTTTCTCACCCGTGAAGGCCAGAAGATGGGCAAGTCCCTGGGCAATGTGCTGGATCCGGAGGTGCTGCTCGAGCGCTGCGGACGCGACCCGGTGCGCTGGTATCTGCTGCGCGACATCCCCTTTGGCGACGACGGCGATTTCCAGCAGCAGCGCTTCACCGACCTGGTCAACAACGACCTGGCCAACACCATCGGCAACCTGCTGAACCGCACCAGCTCGATGGCGCGCAAGTGGTTCGACGGTGCCGTGCCGCCGGCCGGTGAGGCCAGCGCCGGGGACCACCCCCTGGCCCAGGCCACCCGGCTGGCCGGCGAGCAGGCCTGTGCCGGCCTCGAACGGCTCGACTTCCGCCGGGCGGCGGAGGCGGTGCTGCAGCTGGCGACGGCGGCGAATGGCTATCTCAACGACCAGGCTCCCTGGAAGCGCATGAAGCTTCCGGACCAGGAGACGGGTGTGGCCGCCGACCTCTATGCCGTGCTGGAGGCGACCCGCTCGGTGGCGGTGCTGCTGGCTCCCCTGGTGCCGGAACTGTCGGCCCGCATGCTCCACCAGCTGGGTCTTGAACCCTTCGACAGCGCGGCCAGCGGGGTGGCGGCCCAGCCCAAGGCTGCCACCAGCCCGTGGCTCGCGGCCCAGCGCTGGGGGCTGCTGCCGCCGGGGCAGCCCCTGCCGCCGCCCGAGCCCGTGCTGCTGCGGCTCGAGCTCGACTCCCCGCTGTGA
- the lptC gene encoding LPS export ABC transporter periplasmic protein LptC: MIRLSWPAAGLGLTLLLASCTGPPEEPEAAPPFVFRSLNLRQQDGDGRTLWELSSPETRYDLSRRVAQARDLRGVLYSQGKPLYRFTAANGVVLNDGEVVQLEGPTRVQRLEEGDKPLVITALRVRWYPARKLMELDRAPVATQDDLRLTSQRVRFLIGDDRLELQGEPTLVRSGDEPLRLELSRVDWWPGSGALQGRGPVRGQRAVPDRPAQRLTAPSLTANTRNRTIDLRGPVRVVDPGQNGELLARGARIDLERRLLTSDQPFEGRLGEASLRGSGFQLNFATTTAVVPSGCRLNQPGDSLQAQRCQWNWDTGAVEASGGVTLRREENDQVTRAERLTGTASKNGFVQFGGSGARVRTQLRLPEAPDRSRRDRAAPAPIGL, translated from the coding sequence GTGATCCGCCTGTCCTGGCCGGCCGCCGGCCTTGGTCTCACCCTTCTGCTCGCCTCCTGCACGGGCCCTCCGGAGGAACCGGAAGCGGCACCCCCCTTCGTGTTCCGCAGCCTCAACCTGCGCCAGCAGGACGGCGACGGCAGGACCCTGTGGGAGCTGAGCAGCCCGGAAACCCGCTACGACCTCAGCCGCCGGGTGGCCCAGGCCCGGGACCTGCGCGGTGTGCTCTACAGCCAGGGCAAGCCCCTCTACCGCTTCACGGCCGCCAACGGCGTGGTGCTGAACGACGGCGAGGTGGTGCAGCTGGAGGGCCCCACCCGGGTGCAGCGGCTGGAGGAGGGGGACAAGCCCCTGGTGATCACGGCCCTGCGGGTGCGGTGGTATCCGGCCCGCAAGCTGATGGAGCTCGACCGCGCTCCGGTGGCCACCCAGGATGATCTGCGCCTCACCAGCCAGCGGGTGCGGTTCCTGATCGGGGATGACCGCCTGGAGCTGCAGGGGGAGCCCACGCTGGTGCGCTCCGGGGATGAACCGCTGCGCCTGGAGCTCAGCCGCGTGGACTGGTGGCCCGGCAGCGGCGCCCTGCAGGGCCGCGGGCCCGTGCGGGGCCAACGCGCCGTGCCGGACCGCCCCGCTCAGCGCCTCACGGCCCCCTCCCTCACGGCCAACACCCGCAACCGCACCATCGACCTGCGCGGCCCCGTGCGGGTGGTGGATCCCGGCCAGAACGGGGAGCTGCTGGCCCGAGGGGCGCGGATCGATCTGGAGCGCCGCCTGCTCACCAGCGATCAGCCCTTCGAGGGGCGTCTGGGGGAAGCCAGCCTGCGCGGATCGGGCTTCCAGCTCAACTTCGCCACCACCACGGCCGTGGTGCCTTCCGGTTGCCGCCTGAACCAGCCCGGCGACAGCCTGCAGGCGCAGCGTTGTCAGTGGAACTGGGACACCGGGGCCGTCGAGGCCAGCGGCGGTGTGACCCTGCGGCGGGAGGAGAACGACCAGGTGACCAGGGCCGAGCGGCTCACCGGCACGGCGTCGAAGAACGGCTTCGTGCAGTTCGGCGGTTCGGGAGCCCGGGTCAGGACCCAGCTTCGGCTTCCGGAGGCGCCGGATCGGAGCCGGCGCGACCGGGCCGCACCGGCTCCAATCGGGCTGTGA
- a CDS encoding cofactor assembly of complex C subunit B: protein MSLPAPARTALGCGVLGLVLVVVNQLSAGGLTPPLERAGVLASLLAVGLMLVGVLWTRASPEAAARSPLAGQEGLELAEELPAEAVEELGWGSQMLLTATPAAVVLVQWRGETLLRRGLLTSTPFEPGAICARAIERQRPLSLVNLHLYPGRAEFERLLPELPAVVVQPLGKEGLLLLGGWSVRCFSRSDLTWVEGWGRRLTARLEPVRPGRAGSDPAPPEAEAGS, encoded by the coding sequence ATGAGCCTCCCCGCACCCGCCCGCACCGCCCTGGGGTGCGGTGTCCTCGGGCTGGTCCTGGTGGTGGTGAACCAGCTCAGTGCCGGGGGACTGACCCCCCCCCTGGAACGGGCCGGAGTGCTCGCCAGCCTGCTGGCGGTGGGTTTGATGCTGGTGGGGGTGCTGTGGACCCGGGCAAGCCCCGAGGCCGCCGCCAGGTCCCCGCTGGCGGGCCAGGAGGGTCTGGAGCTGGCGGAGGAACTGCCGGCCGAGGCGGTGGAGGAGCTGGGCTGGGGCAGCCAGATGCTGCTCACGGCCACCCCGGCGGCCGTGGTGCTGGTGCAGTGGCGGGGAGAGACCCTGCTGCGCCGGGGGCTGCTCACCAGCACCCCGTTCGAGCCGGGTGCCATCTGCGCCAGGGCTATCGAACGCCAGCGACCGCTGTCACTGGTGAACCTGCACCTCTACCCGGGACGCGCCGAGTTCGAGAGGCTGCTGCCGGAGCTGCCGGCCGTGGTGGTGCAACCCCTGGGCAAGGAGGGGCTGCTGCTGCTGGGCGGCTGGTCGGTGCGCTGCTTCAGCCGCAGCGACCTCACCTGGGTGGAGGGCTGGGGCCGGCGGCTCACAGCCCGATTGGAGCCGGTGCGGCCCGGTCGCGCCGGCTCCGATCCGGCGCCTCCGGAAGCCGAAGCTGGGTCCTGA
- the psb32 gene encoding photosystem II repair protein Psb32, which produces MQACWAALAVLVLGLGAAAPALAVSANAFPESPPEERVLDTANVLSRAANAEVSRQLEALQAERVDAHLITLTRLDYGLSLPQLGSELLERWQATAGDEGQLLFLIDSQTNSAAVVSSPELKGQLSPSLLRSTARTTMAQPIRDGARFRQASLDGISRLQTVLQGGEDPGEPVVAEVETLPTNVPTKEETAESNAFTWVVVLLVVGTVVPMATWWVFSR; this is translated from the coding sequence CTGCAGGCCTGCTGGGCGGCCCTGGCCGTGCTGGTGCTGGGCCTGGGGGCCGCCGCCCCCGCCCTGGCCGTTTCCGCCAACGCCTTCCCGGAGAGCCCGCCCGAGGAGCGGGTGCTCGACACGGCCAACGTGCTCAGCCGGGCGGCCAATGCCGAGGTGAGCCGTCAGCTGGAGGCGCTGCAGGCCGAGCGGGTGGACGCGCACCTGATCACCCTCACCCGGCTCGATTACGGCCTGTCCCTGCCCCAGCTGGGCAGCGAGCTGCTGGAGCGCTGGCAGGCCACCGCCGGCGATGAGGGCCAGCTGCTGTTCCTGATCGACAGCCAGACCAACTCCGCTGCGGTGGTGAGCTCGCCTGAGCTGAAGGGCCAACTGAGCCCGTCGCTGCTGCGCAGCACCGCCCGCACCACCATGGCCCAGCCGATCCGCGACGGCGCCCGCTTCCGCCAGGCCAGTCTGGATGGGATCAGCCGGCTGCAGACCGTGCTGCAGGGCGGGGAGGATCCCGGGGAGCCCGTGGTGGCCGAGGTGGAGACGCTCCCCACCAACGTTCCCACCAAGGAAGAGACCGCCGAGAGCAACGCCTTCACCTGGGTGGTGGTGCTGCTGGTGGTCGGTACCGTGGTGCCGATGGCCACCTGGTGGGTCTTCTCCCGCTGA
- the pxcA gene encoding proton extrusion protein PcxA — protein sequence MGLTDWLGAFGRAEALDLSHHLERGYEAALLIQSIELEHYNDRPVRPELELALPRGVQDQVLRRFRAALDVCRQSLAVLEPNRGELLGQELRQLQLIETVVGRYDPRRQPLPAISRSPEVLPRSLLGVVDQVRRQLDPKAEANMVAGFRRRRDSTLVSLRILLLMVLVPVLLQQVSRTYVVSPLVDRFAPDHGFLSYPRPQLEERAVEKLRVYRAEIEFDALLTGNRLPTSDELHQKLAERAQELKEEADQASTHAIKNVLADLAGLVGFVLVCLFWRRDLQVLRGFVDELVYGLSDSAKAFAIILFTDIFVGFHSPEGWTVLLDGVAHHLGLPAQENFIMLFIATFPVVLATVFKYWIFRYLNRVSPSSVATLRNMNGGG from the coding sequence ATGGGCCTCACCGATTGGCTGGGTGCCTTCGGTCGTGCCGAGGCACTGGATCTCAGTCATCACCTCGAGCGGGGCTATGAAGCGGCGCTGCTGATTCAGAGCATCGAGCTGGAGCACTACAACGACCGCCCGGTGCGTCCCGAACTGGAGCTGGCCCTGCCGCGCGGGGTGCAGGACCAGGTGCTGCGGCGGTTCCGGGCCGCCCTGGACGTCTGCCGGCAGAGCCTGGCCGTGCTCGAGCCGAACCGCGGCGAGCTGCTGGGCCAGGAACTGCGGCAGCTGCAGCTGATCGAAACCGTGGTGGGCCGCTACGACCCGCGCCGCCAGCCCCTGCCGGCCATCAGCCGCTCCCCCGAAGTGCTGCCCCGCAGCCTGCTTGGGGTGGTGGACCAGGTGCGCCGCCAGCTCGACCCCAAGGCCGAGGCGAACATGGTCGCCGGTTTCCGCCGCCGGCGCGACTCCACGCTGGTGTCGTTGCGCATCCTGCTGCTGATGGTGCTGGTGCCCGTCCTGCTGCAGCAGGTGAGCCGCACCTATGTGGTGTCTCCCCTGGTGGATCGCTTTGCCCCCGACCACGGCTTCCTGAGTTATCCGCGCCCCCAGCTGGAGGAACGGGCCGTGGAGAAGCTGCGGGTGTACCGCGCCGAGATCGAGTTCGACGCCCTTCTCACCGGCAACCGCCTGCCCACCAGCGACGAGCTGCACCAGAAACTGGCCGAGAGGGCCCAGGAACTCAAGGAGGAAGCCGATCAGGCCAGCACCCACGCGATCAAGAACGTGCTGGCAGACCTGGCCGGACTGGTGGGATTCGTGCTGGTGTGCCTCTTCTGGCGCCGCGATCTTCAGGTGCTGCGCGGGTTCGTGGATGAACTGGTGTACGGCCTGAGCGACAGCGCCAAGGCCTTCGCGATCATCCTCTTCACCGACATCTTCGTGGGGTTCCACAGCCCGGAAGGCTGGACCGTGCTGCTGGATGGGGTCGCCCACCACCTGGGTCTGCCCGCCCAGGAGAACTTCATCATGCTGTTCATCGCCACCTTCCCGGTGGTGCTGGCCACGGTGTTCAAGTACTGGATCTTCCGCTACCTGAACCGCGTGTCCCCATCCTCGGTGGCGACCCTGCGCAACATGAACGGTGGCGGCTGA
- the cobU gene encoding bifunctional adenosylcobinamide kinase/adenosylcobinamide-phosphate guanylyltransferase, producing the protein MDADTRCQLVTGPARSGKSRWAEHLASAHPGPVLYLATADTRQQDPAWQARLQVHRLRRPPSWRVLEVQAALAQTLRHLDPAELALVDALGTWVAWGLDQSDDQWLRSSEELCAALAACPGRVIVVSEQTGWGVVPATAIGGRFRDRLGALEQRLAPLCQRCWLVVAGRALDLAAISQPVPR; encoded by the coding sequence GTGGACGCTGACACCCGCTGCCAGCTGGTCACCGGCCCGGCGCGCAGCGGCAAGAGCCGCTGGGCCGAACACCTCGCCTCCGCCCATCCAGGCCCGGTGCTCTACCTCGCCACCGCCGACACCCGTCAGCAGGATCCCGCCTGGCAGGCTCGCCTCCAGGTCCATCGTCTGCGCCGCCCCCCCAGCTGGCGTGTCCTGGAGGTGCAGGCCGCGCTGGCGCAGACCCTGCGGCATCTGGATCCGGCGGAGCTGGCCCTGGTGGATGCCCTGGGCACCTGGGTGGCATGGGGCTTGGACCAGAGCGACGACCAGTGGCTCCGCAGCAGCGAGGAGCTCTGCGCCGCCCTGGCGGCCTGCCCCGGCCGGGTGATCGTGGTGAGCGAGCAGACCGGCTGGGGGGTGGTGCCCGCCACGGCCATTGGTGGTCGCTTCCGCGATCGTCTGGGCGCGCTGGAGCAACGGCTGGCGCCTCTGTGCCAGCGCTGCTGGCTGGTGGTGGCGGGCCGGGCCCTCGATCTGGCGGCCATCAGTCAGCCGGTGCCCCGCTGA
- a CDS encoding tRNA (cytidine(34)-2'-O)-methyltransferase, which produces MPRVVLYQPQIPPNTGNVARTCAATAQELHLVGPLGFEISDRTLRRAGLDYWPYVPLTLHADWPAFTGVQGRQGGRLVALSAHGITPYTAFRFQPDDWLLFGRESDGLPAEPLQRADAVLTIPMRRSRHHPEGGVRSLNLSVAVGVVLFEALRQEADRP; this is translated from the coding sequence ATGCCCCGGGTCGTGCTGTACCAGCCCCAGATTCCGCCCAACACGGGCAACGTGGCCCGCACCTGCGCCGCCACGGCCCAGGAGCTGCATCTGGTGGGTCCGCTTGGGTTCGAGATCAGCGATCGCACCCTGCGCCGTGCCGGCCTCGACTACTGGCCCTATGTGCCCCTCACGCTCCATGCCGACTGGCCGGCCTTCACCGGGGTGCAGGGCCGGCAGGGGGGGCGCCTGGTGGCCCTCAGCGCCCACGGCATTACGCCCTACACCGCGTTTCGCTTTCAGCCCGACGACTGGCTCCTGTTCGGCCGTGAGAGCGATGGCCTGCCCGCGGAGCCCCTCCAGCGGGCAGACGCGGTGCTCACGATCCCGATGCGGCGCTCCCGGCACCATCCCGAGGGGGGCGTGCGCAGCCTCAACCTCTCGGTGGCCGTGGGTGTGGTGCTGTTCGAAGCGCTGCGGCAGGAGGCCGACCGCCCCTGA
- a CDS encoding peptidoglycan DD-metalloendopeptidase family protein — MPAVTQAFGAAESDDPAVDQLLASLPQASNDKLWVKVRRPVSLDELSRDLSIQPDRLATLNDVASDHEFDRGDWLVVPSQQTRAVKLLAAIDTTELRRTPPLQAPPPVQATGVVRLGDTVMKIAQRYGLTMAELLRLNPGMQTARLVAGNEVQLVQAAPVRQRAVLGLKPSTSGGLSWPQIPGVETEPGGQGGNVIADGWIWPTKGVFTSGYGWRWGRMHKGIDLANNVGTPIVAARRGRVSFSGWHDGGYGYLVTIAHPDGSRSLYAHNSRLMVSAGQEVAQGTLIALMGSTGRSTGPHLHFEIHPPSKGAANPLQFLPPRA, encoded by the coding sequence ATGCCTGCCGTCACCCAGGCCTTCGGCGCCGCCGAATCCGACGATCCCGCTGTGGATCAGCTGCTGGCTTCGCTGCCTCAGGCCAGCAATGACAAGCTCTGGGTGAAGGTGCGACGTCCGGTGAGCCTGGACGAACTCTCCCGCGACCTCAGCATTCAGCCCGATCGGCTCGCCACCCTCAACGACGTGGCTTCCGACCACGAGTTCGACCGCGGAGACTGGCTCGTGGTGCCCTCCCAGCAGACCCGTGCCGTGAAACTGCTGGCGGCCATCGACACCACCGAGCTGCGGCGCACCCCCCCCCTTCAGGCTCCTCCCCCGGTGCAGGCCACCGGCGTGGTGCGTCTTGGCGACACCGTGATGAAGATCGCCCAGCGCTACGGCCTCACCATGGCGGAGCTGCTCCGCCTCAACCCCGGTATGCAGACCGCCCGGCTGGTGGCCGGCAACGAGGTGCAACTGGTGCAGGCGGCTCCGGTGCGCCAGCGGGCCGTGCTCGGCCTCAAGCCTTCCACCAGTGGAGGCCTCAGCTGGCCCCAGATCCCCGGCGTGGAGACCGAACCCGGGGGACAGGGAGGCAACGTGATCGCCGACGGCTGGATCTGGCCCACCAAGGGGGTGTTCACCTCCGGCTACGGCTGGCGCTGGGGGCGGATGCACAAGGGCATCGATCTGGCCAACAACGTGGGCACCCCCATCGTGGCGGCCCGCCGCGGCCGGGTGTCGTTCTCCGGCTGGCATGACGGTGGCTACGGCTATCTGGTGACGATCGCCCACCCCGACGGCAGCCGTTCCCTCTATGCCCACAACAGCCGCCTGATGGTGTCCGCGGGTCAGGAGGTGGCCCAGGGAACCCTCATCGCCCTGATGGGAAGCACCGGCCGCAGCACCGGTCCGCACCTGCACTTCGAGATCCATCCGCCCTCCAAGGGTGCCGCCAATCCGCTCCAGTTCCTGCCACCCCGCGCCTGA
- a CDS encoding peroxiredoxin has translation MSRLVGLPAPDFTATAVVDQEFQTVSLSQYRGKYVVLFFYPLDFTFVCPTEITAFSDRYGDFTSKNTEVLGVSVDSEFSHLAWVQTDRKNGGLGACNYPLIADLKKEIARAYNVLDEEAGVALRGLFIIDPDGVIMHSTINNLPVGRSVDETLRVLQAFQYVQSHPDEVCPANWQPGDKTMNPDPVKSKDFFAAVN, from the coding sequence ATGTCCCGGCTCGTCGGCCTGCCCGCTCCCGATTTCACGGCCACCGCTGTGGTGGATCAGGAATTCCAGACGGTTTCCCTTTCTCAGTACCGCGGCAAGTACGTGGTGCTGTTCTTCTATCCGCTCGATTTCACCTTCGTGTGCCCCACGGAGATCACGGCTTTCTCCGACCGCTACGGCGATTTCACCAGCAAGAACACCGAGGTGCTGGGTGTGTCGGTGGACAGTGAGTTCAGCCACCTGGCCTGGGTCCAGACCGACCGCAAGAACGGTGGTCTGGGTGCCTGCAACTATCCGCTGATCGCTGACCTCAAGAAAGAGATCGCCCGCGCCTACAACGTGCTCGACGAGGAAGCCGGCGTGGCCCTGCGGGGTCTGTTCATCATCGATCCCGACGGGGTGATCATGCACAGCACGATCAACAACCTGCCCGTCGGCCGCAGTGTGGACGAAACCCTGCGGGTCCTGCAGGCCTTCCAGTACGTGCAGTCCCACCCCGACGAGGTCTGCCCGGCCAACTGGCAGCCCGGTGACAAGACCATGAATCCCGACCCCGTGAAATCGAAGGACTTCTTCGCTGCGGTCAACTGA
- the purQ gene encoding phosphoribosylformylglycinamidine synthase subunit PurQ, translated as MTVGIVVFPGSNCDRDVRWALEGCLGVPTRFLWHEERNLDGLDAVVIPGGFSYGDYLRCGAIARFAPVLTEVRRFAEQGGPVLGICNGFQVLTEMGLLPGALTRNARLHFVCEPTGLAVHPGQCRWLQGYGEGETIELPIAHGEGRFQVEPDQLTSLEANGQVVLRYAANPNGSMGDVAGLTNGQGNVLGLMPHPERACDPLIGGIDGRRLLESLMG; from the coding sequence ATGACCGTCGGCATCGTGGTGTTCCCCGGCTCCAACTGCGACCGGGATGTGCGCTGGGCTCTGGAGGGGTGCCTGGGCGTGCCGACACGGTTCCTCTGGCACGAGGAACGGAACCTGGACGGGCTGGATGCCGTGGTGATTCCCGGCGGCTTCAGCTATGGCGACTACCTGCGTTGCGGGGCGATCGCCCGCTTCGCCCCCGTGCTCACGGAAGTGCGGCGGTTTGCCGAGCAGGGAGGGCCGGTGCTCGGCATCTGCAACGGGTTCCAGGTGCTCACCGAGATGGGACTGCTGCCTGGCGCCCTCACCCGCAACGCCCGCCTGCATTTCGTGTGTGAACCCACGGGGCTGGCGGTGCATCCGGGCCAGTGCCGCTGGCTGCAGGGCTACGGCGAGGGCGAGACCATCGAGCTGCCGATCGCCCATGGCGAGGGACGCTTCCAGGTGGAGCCCGACCAGCTCACCAGCCTGGAAGCCAATGGCCAGGTGGTGCTGCGCTACGCCGCCAATCCGAACGGTTCAATGGGCGATGTGGCGGGCCTCACCAACGGACAGGGCAATGTGCTGGGCCTGATGCCGCACCCGGAGCGGGCCTGCGATCCGCTCATCGGCGGCATCGATGGCCGACGATTGCTGGAAAGCCTGATGGGCTGA
- the purS gene encoding phosphoribosylformylglycinamidine synthase subunit PurS, translated as MPVYCARVQVSLRPSVLDPAGEATRAAAARLGVVNLRRLRIGKAIELELEAPDAATARQQLELLSDRLLANPVIENWTLDLKEQPEEPQA; from the coding sequence CGCGTGCAGGTTTCCCTGCGTCCCTCGGTTCTCGACCCGGCCGGAGAGGCCACCCGCGCCGCCGCTGCCCGGCTTGGTGTGGTCAACCTGCGCCGCCTGCGGATCGGCAAGGCGATCGAGCTGGAACTGGAGGCGCCCGATGCCGCCACGGCCCGGCAGCAGCTGGAACTGCTCAGCGATCGACTGCTGGCCAACCCGGTGATCGAGAACTGGACGCTCGACCTCAAGGAACAGCCCGAGGAGCCGCAGGCATGA